The Delphinus delphis chromosome 10, mDelDel1.2, whole genome shotgun sequence genome includes a region encoding these proteins:
- the VIPR1 gene encoding vasoactive intestinal polypeptide receptor 1 yields the protein MFYSSVKTGYTVGYSLSLATLLVATAILSLFRKLHCTRNYIHIHLFVSFILRATAVFIKDLALFDSGESDHCSKGSVGCKAAVVLFQYCVMANFFWLLVEGLYLHTLLAVSFFSERKYFWGYIFIGWGVPSTFTMVWTIIRIHFEDYGCWDTIISSLWWIIKAPILASILVNFILFIRIIRILVHKLRAPDVGKSDSSPYSRLAKSTLLLIPLFGVHYIMFAFFPDNFKAEVKMVFELVVGSFQGFVVAVLYCFLNGEVQAELRRKWRRWHLQGVLGWKPKYQHPSAGSSGATCSTQVSMLTRVSPGARRSSSFQAEVSLV from the exons GAAGCTCCACTGCACGCGGAACTACATCCACATCCATCTCTTCGTATCCTTCATCCTGAGGGCCACCGCTGTCTTCATCAAAGACTTGGCCCTCTTCGACAGCGGGGAGTCGGACCACTGCTCCAAGGGCTCG GTGGGCTGTAAGGCTGCTGTGGTGTTATTCCAGTACTGTGTCATGGCCAACTTCTTCTGGCTGCTGGTGGAGGGCCTCTACCTGCACACCCTGCTCGCCGTCTCCTTCTTCTCCGAGAGGAAGTACTTCTGGGGGTACATATTCATCGGCTGGG GGGTGCCCAGCACATTCACCATGGTGTGGACCATCATCAGAATCCATTTTGAGGATTACGG ATGCTGGGACACCATCATCTCCTCACTGTGGTGGATCATAAAGGCCCCCATCCTCGCCTCCATCTTG GTGAACTTCATCCTCTTTATTCGCATCATCAGAATCCTGGTTCACAAACTGCGGGCCCCAGATGTCGGGAAGAGTGACAGCAGCCCATACTC gaggCTGGCCAAGTCCACCCTTCTGCTGATCCCCCTGTTTGGAGTGCACTACATCATGTTTGCCTTCTTCCCCGACAACTTTAAGGCTGAAGTGAAAATGGTCTTTGAGCTCGTCGTGGGGTCTTTCCAG GGTTTTGTGGTGGCCGTCCTCTACTGCTTCCTCAATGGCGAG GTGCAGGCAGAGCTGCGGCGGAAGTGGCGGCGCTGGCATCTGCAGGGCGTCTTGGGTTGGAAACCCAAATACCAGCACCCGTCAGCAGGCAGCAGCGGGGCCACGTGCAGCACTCAGGTCTCCATGCTGACCCGCGTCAGCCCCGGCGCGCGCCGCTCCTCCAGCTTCCAGGCCGAAGTCTCCCTGGTCTGA